GCCCGCTTCACCTCGCCATCGGCATGTTTGACGGCGTGCATCTCGGACACCGCGCCGTCATCGACGCCGCCATCCAGTCCGCGCGGCGCAGCGGCGGACTGGCCGGCGTGCTCACCTTCTGGCCGCACCCCAGCGTTCTCGTCCGCCCCGATTCCCCTGTCCCGCTGGTCAACGATCCCGGCATAAAGGCCCGCCTCCTCGCCGAGGCCGGCATGGACTTCATCATCACGCAACGCTTCACCCCCGGGTTCGCCGCCATCGAGGCCGCGGATTTTCTCCCGTTCCTCCAGAAAAACCTGCCCGCGCTCTCCGCCATTTACGTCGGGGAAAACTGGCGCTACGGGCATGGCCGCGGCGGCGACATTCACTCCTTGGTCGAAGACGCGCGCGCGCGCGGCCTCGCGGTCGTCAGCTCGCAGCGCATCAATCTCAACGGGGAGCCCATCAGCAGCACGCGCATCCGCGCCTGTCTCGCCGAAGGCCGCCTCGACGAGGCCAACGCGCTTCTCGGCTACAGCTATTTCGCCGAGGGCATCGTCGCCTCGGGCAAGGCGCTCGGCCGTGCCATCGGGTTTCCCACGCTCAACATTTCCTGGGATCCCGGCTTGCGGCCCTGTTTCGGTGTTTACGCCGTGCAAGTCACCGGGCCGAAATCGGCGGGACGTTACCCCGGCGTCGCCAACTACGGCCTGCGTCCGACCGTGGAGCAAAGCACCGAGCCCAAGCTCGAAGTGCATCTTTTCGGCCCCTGCCCCTTCGCCGGCGGCGACAAAATCCAGGTGGACTGGCTTCGCTTCATCCGCCCGGAGATGAAATTCTCCAGCGTCGAGGAACTCACCGCCCGCATC
This genomic stretch from Termitidicoccus mucosus harbors:
- the ribF gene encoding riboflavin biosynthesis protein RibF, which produces MATTQFQDLAEARLPARPLHLAIGMFDGVHLGHRAVIDAAIQSARRSGGLAGVLTFWPHPSVLVRPDSPVPLVNDPGIKARLLAEAGMDFIITQRFTPGFAAIEAADFLPFLQKNLPALSAIYVGENWRYGHGRGGDIHSLVEDARARGLAVVSSQRINLNGEPISSTRIRACLAEGRLDEANALLGYSYFAEGIVASGKALGRAIGFPTLNISWDPGLRPCFGVYAVQVTGPKSAGRYPGVANYGLRPTVEQSTEPKLEVHLFGPCPFAGGDKIQVDWLRFIRPEMKFSSVEELTARIAEDRAQAEAFFKTGTTAK